A genomic region of Pelodiscus sinensis isolate JC-2024 chromosome 1, ASM4963464v1, whole genome shotgun sequence contains the following coding sequences:
- the RPL18A gene encoding large ribosomal subunit protein eL20 gives MKASGTLREYKVVGRCLPTPKCPTPPLYRMRIFAPNHVVAKSRFWYFVSQLKKMKKSSGEIVYCGQVFEKSPLRVKNFGIWLRYDSRSGTHNMYREYRDLTTAGAVTQCYRDMGARHRARAHSIQIMKVEEIAASKCRRPAVKQFHDSKIKFPLPHRVLRRQHKPRFTTKRPNTFF, from the exons ATGAAGGCGTCGGGCACT CTGAGGGAGTACAAAGTTGTTGGACGATGCCTTCCTACACCTAAATGTCCAACGCCACCCCTTTATCGGATGCGTATCTTTGCTCCTAATCATGTTGTTGCCAAGTCCCGTTTCTGGTACTTTGTTTCTCAGCTGAAGAAGATGAAGAAGTCTTCTGGGGAAATTGTGTATTGTGGACAG GTATTTGAAAAGTCCCCTTTGCGGGTGAAAAATTTTGGTATCTGGTTACGCTATGATTCCCGTAGTGGAACCCACAACATGTACAGGGAATACAGGGATTTGACAACTGCTGGTGCTGTTACACAGTGCT ACCGTGATATGGGTGCTCGCCATCGTGCCCGTGCTCATTCTATTCAGATCATGAAGGTTGAGGAGATTGCTGCTAGCAAGTGCCGTAGACCTGCAGTCAAGCAGTTCCAT GATTCAAAAATCAAGTTCCCTCTGCCACACAGAGTTCTGCGCCGCCAGCACAAACCACGTTTCACCACCAAGAGACCAAATACATTCTTTTAA